A DNA window from Pseudodesulfovibrio thermohalotolerans contains the following coding sequences:
- a CDS encoding bifunctional riboflavin kinase/FAD synthetase, giving the protein MIVARTIQDIRDVIAGSCVTIGNFDGVHKGHQKLIALTCERAKARDLTSVVVTFDPHPLRVLRNDRTPPFITLTEQKLALISQHGPQVCLLLEFNMDMARLSPEEFVKTYLVDGLSVRDMIIGYDYHLGKGRAGNFETLCGLGDKYGFTVDRLDPVTIDNAIVSSTRIRDLVQAGHVWAVRPLLGRFYQVKGEVVHGMNRGGKLLGFPTANLKLVDELFPKLGVYAVWAEVDGAVYEGVANIGRNPTFGNDAISVEAHLLDFSGDIYGTDIRVHFVQRIRDEKKFGSLEELKDRIARDVELGRQILAQPEAAIKLTQPVFGRAPEVR; this is encoded by the coding sequence ATGATCGTCGCAAGGACCATTCAGGACATCCGGGACGTCATCGCCGGGTCATGCGTGACCATCGGCAATTTCGACGGAGTCCACAAAGGCCACCAAAAGCTCATCGCGTTGACCTGCGAGCGCGCCAAGGCCCGTGATCTCACCAGTGTCGTCGTCACTTTCGATCCGCACCCGCTGCGGGTGCTTCGCAATGACCGCACCCCCCCATTCATCACCCTGACCGAACAGAAGCTGGCGCTCATCTCCCAGCACGGACCGCAGGTCTGCCTGCTGCTCGAATTCAATATGGACATGGCGCGGCTCTCTCCCGAGGAATTCGTCAAGACCTACCTTGTGGACGGGCTGAGCGTGCGGGACATGATTATCGGCTACGACTACCACCTGGGCAAGGGACGGGCCGGAAACTTCGAGACCCTGTGCGGCCTCGGCGACAAATACGGATTTACCGTGGACAGACTCGACCCCGTGACCATCGACAACGCCATCGTTTCCTCCACCCGCATCCGCGACCTGGTCCAGGCGGGCCACGTCTGGGCCGTGCGGCCCCTGCTCGGCCGGTTCTACCAGGTCAAGGGCGAGGTGGTGCACGGCATGAACCGCGGCGGCAAGCTCCTCGGCTTCCCCACGGCCAACCTCAAGCTGGTTGACGAACTCTTCCCCAAGCTCGGCGTCTACGCCGTCTGGGCCGAAGTGGACGGCGCAGTGTACGAGGGCGTGGCCAACATCGGCCGGAACCCGACCTTCGGCAACGACGCCATCTCCGTGGAAGCGCACCTGCTCGACTTTTCCGGCGACATCTACGGGACCGATATCCGGGTCCATTTCGTGCAGCGAATCCGCGATGAGAAAAAGTTCGGCAGCCTGGAAGAACTCAAGGACCGCATCGCCAGGGATGTCGAGCTGGGCCGCCAGATTCTGGCCCAGCCCGAAGCGGCCATCAAACTGACCCAGCCGGTTTTCGGCCGCGCCCCGGAGGTCAGGTAA
- a CDS encoding M48 family metalloprotease: MRIPFGIYPALLAALLLVLTPAATARANLLGNKLTLRDENKMGRDFDKIIRAQQNMVGDTYITDYVGDVVARVVTGTRPMPFRVKSAVIANPLINAFAIPGGYIYIFTGLIQSVETESQLAGVIAHELAHVSQRHVVNRIEKQKKIALLSTAGMLAGLLLGVAAGGEDAAQAGQALVLGSQGAATAAMLHYSQEDEREADHVGLNSLVKAGYNPEGMPGTFQIMLKNKWYDNSSAMPSYLSTHPGTEERITYLHDRIARMPKEFLERKDDNTRLMRVQVLIRSRMSPANTALAYWDDKKESDYTPMDYVGRGITLERLKKIDEAEKAFSKALSLDNNDPLVVREAGIFFFKTGRPDRAAALLQKAVILDKGDAMALFYLARLQAEAKQYAQAEKNMRKVNELVPEDWEVHHHLGMILGESGDPFGGNLHLAYAALYSMNLKRAKEFMNRADSLAQDQGQKDRIKELDEAIKARTDLGK, from the coding sequence ATGCGTATTCCCTTCGGCATATATCCGGCCCTGCTGGCCGCCCTGTTGCTCGTGCTGACACCCGCCGCGACCGCCCGCGCCAACCTGCTGGGCAACAAGCTGACCCTTCGCGACGAGAACAAGATGGGCCGCGACTTCGACAAGATAATCCGCGCCCAACAAAACATGGTGGGCGACACGTACATCACCGACTACGTGGGCGACGTGGTGGCCAGAGTGGTCACGGGCACCAGGCCCATGCCCTTCCGCGTCAAGAGCGCGGTCATCGCCAACCCGCTCATCAACGCCTTCGCCATTCCCGGCGGATACATCTATATCTTTACGGGGTTGATCCAGTCGGTCGAAACCGAATCGCAACTGGCGGGGGTCATAGCTCACGAGTTGGCGCACGTCTCCCAGCGGCATGTGGTCAACCGCATAGAAAAACAGAAAAAAATAGCCCTGCTCTCCACGGCCGGCATGTTGGCCGGTCTGCTGCTCGGCGTCGCCGCCGGAGGAGAGGACGCAGCCCAGGCTGGCCAGGCCCTCGTGCTCGGCTCCCAGGGCGCGGCCACGGCGGCCATGCTCCACTACTCCCAGGAGGACGAGCGCGAGGCGGACCATGTGGGCCTGAACTCCCTGGTCAAGGCGGGATACAACCCCGAGGGGATGCCCGGAACATTCCAGATCATGCTCAAGAACAAATGGTACGACAACAGCTCGGCCATGCCGAGCTACCTGTCCACCCACCCCGGGACAGAGGAACGAATCACCTACCTGCACGACCGCATTGCGCGAATGCCCAAGGAATTTCTCGAACGCAAGGACGACAACACCCGGCTGATGCGGGTCCAGGTACTGATCCGGTCGCGCATGTCCCCGGCAAACACCGCCCTCGCCTACTGGGACGACAAAAAGGAAAGCGACTACACGCCCATGGACTACGTGGGCCGGGGGATCACCCTCGAACGGCTGAAAAAAATCGATGAGGCCGAGAAGGCATTTTCAAAGGCCCTTTCCCTGGACAATAACGATCCCCTGGTGGTTCGCGAGGCGGGCATATTCTTCTTCAAGACGGGGCGGCCCGACCGCGCCGCGGCTCTGCTGCAAAAGGCGGTCATCCTCGACAAGGGGGATGCCATGGCCCTGTTCTACCTGGCGCGTCTCCAGGCCGAGGCCAAGCAGTATGCCCAGGCCGAAAAGAATATGCGCAAGGTCAACGAACTGGTGCCCGAGGATTGGGAAGTCCATCACCACCTGGGCATGATCCTCGGCGAATCCGGAGACCCTTTCGGCGGAAACCTGCATCTGGCTTACGCCGCCCTCTACTCCATGAACCTCAAACGGGCCAAGGAATTCATGAATCGAGCCGATTCGCTGGCGCAAGACCAGGGGCAAAAGGACCGGATCAAGGAACTGGACGAGGCCATCAAGGCCCGCACCGACCTGGGCAAATAA
- the rho gene encoding transcription termination factor Rho, translating into MVTKKTDTEGKGKGAAKKNTRKKPVKTAPEPNGNGGSLNLTELKQKSMQDLTDLAMSFEVENPSTMRKQELIFALLQQCASQNGQIFGEGVLEILPDGFGFLRSPMYSYMAGPDDIYVSPSQIRRFGLRKGDVVSGQIRPPKEGERYFALLRVSEIGFEDPQHSKNLVLFDNLTPLYPEEQLKLENGSSNYSARIIDLLAPIGKGQRGVIVAPPRTGKTIMLQTIANSINANHPEVDLIVLLIDERPEEVTDMQRTVKAEVVSSTFDEPPTRHVQVAEMVIEKAKRLVERKRDVVILLDSITRLGRAYNAVTPSSGRVLSGGIDANALQRPKRFFGAARNIEEGGSLTIISTALIDTGSRMDEVIFEEFKGTGNMELYLDRHLSDKRVYPAIDINRSGTRKEELLLEDDVLNRVWILRKLLSPMNSIDSMEFLRGKMKGTKNNREFLDSMSK; encoded by the coding sequence ATGGTCACTAAAAAGACTGACACTGAAGGCAAAGGCAAAGGCGCCGCCAAAAAAAACACCCGCAAAAAGCCCGTCAAGACAGCCCCTGAACCTAACGGCAATGGCGGAAGCCTGAACCTCACCGAACTCAAGCAAAAATCCATGCAGGATCTGACCGATCTTGCCATGTCCTTCGAGGTCGAAAACCCGAGCACCATGCGCAAGCAGGAGCTTATCTTCGCCCTCCTGCAGCAATGCGCTTCACAGAACGGCCAGATATTCGGCGAGGGCGTTCTGGAAATCCTGCCCGACGGCTTCGGCTTCCTGCGCTCCCCCATGTACAGCTACATGGCCGGCCCGGATGACATCTACGTCTCCCCCTCGCAGATTCGCCGCTTCGGCCTGAGAAAAGGCGATGTGGTTTCGGGCCAGATCCGGCCGCCCAAGGAAGGGGAACGATATTTCGCTCTGCTCCGGGTCTCCGAGATAGGATTCGAAGACCCGCAGCATTCCAAAAACCTGGTCCTGTTCGACAACCTCACCCCGCTTTATCCCGAAGAGCAACTCAAGCTCGAAAACGGCTCCTCCAATTACTCCGCCAGGATCATTGATCTTCTCGCTCCCATCGGCAAAGGCCAGCGCGGCGTCATCGTCGCCCCGCCCAGGACCGGAAAGACCATCATGCTCCAGACCATCGCCAACTCCATCAACGCCAACCACCCCGAGGTGGACCTCATCGTTCTGCTCATCGACGAGCGGCCCGAGGAAGTGACCGACATGCAGCGCACGGTCAAGGCCGAGGTGGTGTCCTCCACCTTCGACGAGCCGCCGACCCGGCACGTGCAGGTGGCAGAAATGGTCATTGAAAAGGCCAAACGCCTGGTGGAACGCAAGCGCGACGTGGTCATCCTGCTCGACTCCATCACCCGTCTCGGCCGGGCCTACAACGCCGTGACCCCGTCCTCCGGGCGCGTGCTTTCCGGCGGTATCGACGCCAACGCCCTCCAGCGGCCCAAACGGTTCTTCGGCGCGGCCCGCAACATCGAGGAGGGCGGTTCCCTGACCATCATCTCCACCGCGCTCATCGACACCGGCTCCCGCATGGACGAAGTCATCTTCGAAGAGTTCAAGGGCACCGGCAACATGGAACTCTACCTTGACCGCCATCTCTCCGACAAACGCGTCTACCCCGCCATCGACATCAATCGCTCCGGCACCCGCAAGGAGGAACTGCTCCTCGAGGACGACGTCCTCAACCGGGTCTGGATTCTGCGCAAGCTTCTCTCCCCCATGAACTCCATCGACTCCATGGAATTCCTGCGCGGCAAGATGAAGGGCACCAAGAACAACAGGGAATTCCTCGACTCCATGTCCAAGTAG
- a CDS encoding CarD family transcriptional regulator, with the protein MFKVNELVVYPSQGVGRVERVESQEIGGVRADFYIVRILSNNVTLMVPVANAENVGLRCVCPAEVGQEIFESLNDRTGFTGYTGQNWNRRYREYSEKLKSGDLADVAYVLKELFLIGKDKELSFGERRLLEQAMGLVSMELAYSLDRDQEAIKDDINEMFADVIAAQEKND; encoded by the coding sequence GTGTTCAAGGTCAATGAATTGGTTGTGTATCCCTCCCAGGGCGTGGGACGTGTCGAACGCGTCGAATCCCAGGAGATCGGCGGCGTCAGAGCCGATTTTTACATAGTCCGGATCTTGAGCAACAACGTGACTCTCATGGTACCCGTTGCCAACGCCGAAAACGTGGGCTTGCGCTGCGTCTGTCCCGCCGAAGTGGGCCAGGAGATATTCGAATCCCTCAATGACCGCACCGGATTCACCGGCTACACCGGCCAGAACTGGAACCGGCGTTACCGCGAATATTCCGAAAAGCTCAAGAGCGGCGATCTGGCCGACGTTGCCTACGTTCTCAAGGAGCTTTTCCTCATCGGCAAGGACAAGGAACTGTCCTTCGGCGAACGCCGCCTGCTCGAACAGGCCATGGGCCTTGTCTCGATGGAGCTTGCCTACTCCCTGGACCGCGATCAGGAGGCAATCAAGGACGACATCAACGAAATGTTTGCCGATGTCATCGCCGCGCAGGAGAAAAACGACTAG
- the pth gene encoding aminoacyl-tRNA hydrolase has product MDFKGAIVGLGNPGPEYKDTRHNIGFMLVDHILQLAGERQSMRLEKIAESGDYDLWRCKFAGAFRLLVKPLTYMNLSGKAVSRICGRHAIAPADLVVVHDELDLPVGRMKFKRGGGDNGHNGLKSIQERLGTADYNRLRLGIGRPDDRYKPITDWVLEPFDEQSRVALPEIIGHATKGLDIFFRRGMGFAQQHFNSFSLPKDESG; this is encoded by the coding sequence ATGGATTTCAAAGGCGCCATAGTGGGGCTGGGCAATCCCGGCCCCGAATACAAAGACACCCGGCACAACATCGGGTTCATGCTGGTGGACCATATCCTCCAACTGGCCGGGGAACGCCAGTCCATGCGGCTGGAAAAAATTGCGGAATCCGGCGACTACGACCTATGGCGGTGCAAGTTCGCCGGGGCTTTCCGTCTCCTGGTCAAACCCCTTACCTACATGAACCTGTCGGGCAAGGCCGTGTCCAGGATATGTGGCCGACACGCAATCGCCCCCGCCGACCTCGTGGTGGTCCACGATGAACTGGACTTGCCCGTGGGACGAATGAAATTCAAGCGGGGCGGAGGCGACAACGGACACAACGGGCTCAAGTCCATCCAGGAACGTCTCGGCACTGCGGATTACAACCGTCTGCGCCTCGGCATCGGCCGCCCCGACGACCGATACAAGCCCATTACCGATTGGGTCCTTGAGCCCTTTGACGAACAATCCCGCGTGGCCCTGCCGGAAATCATCGGTCACGCGACAAAAGGTCTGGATATTTTTTTCCGTCGCGGCATGGGCTTCGCCCAGCAGCACTTCAACTCCTTTTCGCTTCCGAAAGATGAATCGGGGTAA
- a CDS encoding 50S ribosomal protein L25, with the protein MADLLKLNVQERTELGKGPNRRLRATGMVPGIYYDAKGANIPVKVQMVPLQKAFAAVGNSQVFELVLERGGKVESMPAMMWRLRNEPVKGVPEHVDFFGVDLSKEIKVAVPFEVVGESKGIKLGGMLEQYREHIEVICKPMDIPESIVIDITDLDIMDHVHIEDVTFPEGVTPIFEENYAVLAVLAMQEEEEEEGEEGAEAAEPAEAAEGTEA; encoded by the coding sequence ATGGCAGATCTGCTGAAACTCAACGTCCAGGAACGGACTGAGCTGGGCAAAGGCCCCAACCGCCGCCTCCGTGCCACCGGCATGGTTCCGGGCATCTACTACGACGCCAAGGGCGCCAACATCCCGGTCAAAGTCCAGATGGTTCCCCTGCAGAAGGCCTTCGCTGCCGTCGGCAACTCCCAGGTCTTTGAACTGGTCCTGGAACGCGGCGGCAAGGTCGAATCCATGCCCGCCATGATGTGGCGGCTCCGCAACGAACCCGTCAAGGGCGTTCCCGAGCACGTCGACTTCTTCGGCGTGGACCTGAGCAAGGAAATCAAGGTTGCCGTCCCCTTCGAGGTCGTCGGCGAATCCAAGGGAATCAAGCTCGGCGGTATGCTGGAGCAGTACCGCGAGCACATCGAGGTGATCTGCAAGCCCATGGATATCCCCGAGTCCATCGTCATCGACATCACCGACCTGGACATCATGGATCACGTCCACATTGAAGACGTCACCTTCCCCGAAGGTGTGACCCCGATCTTCGAAGAGAACTACGCCGTACTCGCCGTCCTCGCCATGCAGGAAGAAGAGGAAGAAGAAGGCGAAGAGGGTGCCGAGGCCGCAGAACCCGCGGAAGCCGCAGAAGGGACCGAGGCCTAA
- a CDS encoding ribose-phosphate diphosphokinase, producing MHGELKIISGSASPKLAEAICEHLGTKASPVLRERFSDGEIRIEIGENVRGDDVFVVQPTCSPVNFHLMELCLMLDALKRASASRVTAVVPYFGYARQDRKVVPRAPISAKLVADLLSTAGMQRLVTIDLHAGQIQGFFNCPVDNLFAAPVLIEQLRDRDDDFVIISPDAGGVERARSYAKRLGATLAIVDKRRDAPNQAKAMHIIGDVKDKVAVVIDDMIDTAGTMCAAANVIMENGAKDVLACATHPVLSGPACQRLEESAFSEVVVTDTIPLGGKQDQCSKIKTRSVASLLAKAINNVHTESSVSVLFV from the coding sequence ATGCATGGCGAACTGAAGATCATCAGCGGGTCCGCAAGTCCGAAACTGGCCGAAGCCATTTGCGAGCATCTCGGCACCAAAGCGTCGCCGGTCCTGCGTGAGCGTTTTTCCGACGGCGAAATCCGCATTGAGATCGGTGAGAACGTCCGGGGCGACGACGTCTTCGTCGTCCAACCCACCTGCTCCCCGGTCAACTTCCACCTCATGGAGCTGTGCCTGATGCTCGACGCGCTCAAGCGCGCCAGCGCGTCCCGCGTGACTGCCGTGGTTCCCTACTTCGGTTACGCCCGCCAGGACCGCAAGGTCGTGCCCCGCGCGCCCATCTCCGCCAAGCTGGTGGCCGACCTGCTGTCCACCGCCGGTATGCAGCGGCTGGTGACCATCGACCTGCACGCCGGTCAGATCCAGGGCTTCTTCAACTGCCCCGTGGACAACCTTTTCGCCGCGCCCGTGCTCATCGAGCAACTGCGCGACCGGGACGACGACTTCGTCATCATCTCCCCCGACGCGGGCGGCGTTGAGCGCGCCCGTTCCTACGCCAAGCGCCTCGGCGCGACCCTGGCCATCGTGGACAAGCGCCGCGACGCTCCCAACCAGGCCAAGGCCATGCACATCATCGGCGACGTCAAGGACAAGGTTGCCGTGGTCATCGACGACATGATCGACACCGCCGGCACCATGTGCGCCGCGGCCAACGTCATCATGGAAAACGGCGCCAAGGACGTCCTGGCCTGCGCCACCCACCCGGTGCTGTCCGGCCCGGCCTGTCAGCGTCTGGAAGAATCCGCCTTCTCCGAGGTGGTCGTCACCGACACCATCCCGCTGGGCGGCAAGCAGGACCAGTGCAGCAAGATCAAGACCCGCTCCGTGGCCTCCCTGCTGGCAAAAGCCATCAACAACGTGCACACGGAATCTTCCGTGTCCGTACTGTTCGTATAA
- the ispE gene encoding 4-(cytidine 5'-diphospho)-2-C-methyl-D-erythritol kinase: MQAAILTAPAKINLHLEILGLRDDGYHELRTLFYPVPALSDSIEVVPGPDSDFYIRCPERPELETTSNLLYKAWKLYAEATGFRPGIFVTLTKRIPMGGGLGGGSSDAAALLRWLNAEAGEKGLPMGAMIELAARLGADVPFFLLDGPAWAGGIGEKLEPAEVDLSGATLILACPDIHVNTAWAFRAWDEKYGAVNPHESLTSARRDTKNPSPVSAREMANDFESIVFEEHPSLRDIKETLLHHGAEHAAMSGSGASLFGIYRDRDSAASAVLALEKKGIEIFQADCL, encoded by the coding sequence ATGCAAGCAGCCATTCTCACCGCCCCGGCAAAGATCAATCTGCACCTTGAAATCCTCGGCCTCCGGGACGACGGCTATCACGAGTTGCGAACCCTCTTCTACCCGGTGCCCGCGCTGAGCGACAGCATCGAGGTCGTGCCCGGCCCCGACAGCGACTTTTACATCCGCTGCCCTGAACGGCCGGAGCTGGAGACCACCTCCAACCTCCTCTACAAGGCGTGGAAGCTTTACGCCGAGGCCACGGGATTCCGTCCCGGCATCTTCGTCACGCTGACCAAGCGCATCCCCATGGGGGGCGGACTCGGCGGCGGCAGCTCCGACGCGGCGGCCCTGCTCCGATGGCTCAACGCCGAGGCCGGGGAAAAGGGGTTGCCCATGGGGGCCATGATCGAACTGGCCGCGCGACTCGGCGCGGACGTGCCCTTCTTCCTCCTTGATGGTCCCGCCTGGGCGGGCGGCATCGGCGAAAAGCTCGAACCCGCCGAAGTGGATCTGTCCGGGGCGACGCTGATCCTGGCCTGCCCGGACATCCATGTGAACACGGCCTGGGCCTTCCGCGCCTGGGATGAAAAATACGGCGCGGTCAATCCCCATGAATCCTTGACATCCGCGAGGCGTGATACTAAGAATCCATCTCCCGTTTCGGCCCGGGAAATGGCGAACGACTTTGAGTCGATCGTCTTCGAGGAGCACCCATCCCTCAGGGATATCAAAGAAACCCTCCTCCATCACGGGGCCGAGCACGCCGCCATGAGCGGATCGGGGGCCTCCCTGTTCGGGATTTACCGCGACAGGGATTCCGCCGCGTCCGCAGTACTGGCTCTCGAAAAAAAGGGAATTGAAATTTTCCAGGCGGACTGCCTTTAA
- a CDS encoding Do family serine endopeptidase: MHRKAYFLILFLTLALAVPMAAQARDLPVFTELAAQAGKAVVFISTEKTARGGSMEQFQQQIPEGHPFYEFFKRFDQFFGPQQGQPPRKMLGQGSGFVISADGLIVTNNHVINGADKVTVRFQDDKKEYPADVVGADQETDLAVIRIKADHPLPTLKFGDSDDIQVGEWVLAIGNPFGLDNTVTAGIISAKHRIIGAGPFDNFLQTDASINPGNSGGPLLNMDGEVVGINTAINAAAENIGFAIPSTQAAKVIALLKEGKSPQRGWLGVTIQQVSETQAKALGLPEPVGALIASVGKGAPADKGGVRQGDVILEVNGQKIEDNNALLKTIAGLAPGDKARLVLWRNGEKVTRTVVLGQRNEKAMAAMSPDRQGHGEAATVLGMALKPIGDQEAQALGLDKTQGLLVVNVDPETAAGQEGIRQGDVILQANQQDVNSVADLETVIKSAEKRGAIMLLVKRQGRSSFVALPLDK, translated from the coding sequence ATGCATCGAAAGGCTTATTTTCTCATTCTCTTCCTGACCCTTGCGCTGGCCGTGCCGATGGCCGCCCAGGCGCGCGACCTGCCTGTATTCACGGAGCTGGCCGCCCAGGCGGGCAAGGCCGTGGTCTTCATCTCCACGGAAAAGACCGCCCGGGGCGGCTCCATGGAGCAGTTCCAGCAGCAGATTCCCGAAGGACACCCGTTCTACGAGTTCTTCAAGCGGTTCGACCAATTCTTCGGCCCCCAGCAGGGACAGCCGCCGCGCAAGATGCTCGGTCAGGGATCAGGCTTCGTCATTTCCGCCGACGGGCTCATCGTCACCAACAACCACGTCATCAACGGCGCGGACAAGGTGACCGTGCGCTTCCAGGACGACAAGAAGGAATACCCGGCCGACGTCGTCGGAGCCGACCAGGAAACCGACCTGGCCGTCATCCGCATCAAGGCCGACCATCCCCTGCCCACCCTGAAATTCGGCGATTCCGACGACATCCAGGTGGGCGAATGGGTCCTGGCCATCGGCAACCCCTTCGGCCTGGACAACACGGTCACTGCGGGCATCATCTCGGCCAAGCACCGGATCATCGGCGCGGGGCCTTTTGACAATTTCCTGCAGACCGACGCGTCCATCAACCCCGGCAACTCCGGCGGCCCGCTGCTGAACATGGACGGCGAGGTCGTCGGCATCAACACCGCCATCAACGCGGCCGCGGAGAACATTGGCTTCGCCATCCCGTCTACGCAGGCCGCCAAGGTCATCGCCCTGCTCAAGGAAGGCAAGTCCCCGCAGCGCGGCTGGCTCGGCGTAACCATCCAGCAGGTCAGCGAGACCCAGGCCAAGGCGCTCGGCCTGCCCGAACCTGTCGGCGCGCTGATCGCCTCCGTGGGCAAGGGCGCCCCGGCCGACAAGGGCGGCGTCCGGCAGGGCGACGTTATCCTTGAGGTCAACGGCCAGAAGATCGAGGACAACAACGCGCTGCTCAAGACGATCGCGGGGCTCGCCCCCGGCGACAAGGCCCGCCTCGTGCTGTGGCGCAACGGCGAGAAGGTCACCCGGACCGTCGTTCTCGGCCAGCGCAATGAAAAGGCCATGGCCGCCATGTCGCCCGATCGCCAGGGCCATGGTGAAGCCGCCACCGTGCTGGGCATGGCCCTGAAGCCGATTGGCGACCAGGAAGCCCAGGCCCTCGGACTGGACAAGACCCAGGGCCTGCTCGTGGTCAACGTCGACCCCGAAACGGCCGCCGGGCAGGAAGGAATCCGCCAGGGCGACGTCATCCTCCAGGCCAACCAGCAGGACGTGAACTCTGTGGCCGACCTTGAGACCGTCATCAAGAGCGCGGAAAAGCGCGGCGCGATCATGCTCCTGGTCAAGCGGCAGGGACGAAGCAGCTTCGTTGCACTGCCCTTGGACAAGTAA
- a CDS encoding superoxide dismutase [Ni], with translation MRIRKKTVSLMLFVLAVLVMPRASLAHCQIPCGIYDDHARVMSMLEDVETVKKSVTEMMALVDKTDLQSKQQFVRWVNNKEMHAQKIIATISDYFLTQRVKPSQKDYAERLAKHHAVILLSMKAKQTADLNVVEQLGAAVQALEAYYPEHEHEH, from the coding sequence ATGCGTATACGCAAGAAAACCGTTTCCCTGATGCTCTTCGTCCTGGCCGTTCTGGTCATGCCCCGCGCATCCCTGGCGCACTGCCAGATTCCGTGCGGCATTTACGACGACCACGCCCGGGTGATGTCCATGCTTGAAGATGTGGAAACCGTCAAGAAATCCGTGACCGAGATGATGGCCCTGGTCGACAAGACCGACCTGCAGTCAAAACAGCAGTTCGTCCGCTGGGTGAACAACAAGGAAATGCACGCCCAGAAAATCATCGCCACCATTTCGGACTACTTCCTGACCCAGCGGGTCAAGCCGTCGCAGAAGGATTACGCCGAGCGGCTCGCCAAGCACCACGCGGTCATCCTGCTGTCCATGAAGGCCAAGCAGACCGCCGATCTTAACGTGGTCGAGCAGCTCGGGGCGGCGGTCCAGGCGCTGGAGGCCTATTATCCCGAGCACGAACACGAGCATTAA